A region of the Phaeodactylum tricornutum CCAP 1055/1 chromosome 1, whole genome shotgun sequence genome:
AGAAGGGGCAATATGCGGAGAACCCCACTTGATTGAGGATAAGTTGACACAGAATCAATTGGAAGTAAATACGTGACTTCCCCCAAAGAGTGATCACGGCGTTGTTGTAGAAGCTTAGTATACCTGCTAAGGCCCACACTTTCATTCTCTCTTCCAATGCATGCTCGTGGAAGAATCTCAACCTCAAATGCTTTCTTACAGCAAACCATTCATCTGAATTTGGGCAAAAAAAGCAAGCCCAATGACGGTCGCTCCAGCACTGCAGCGACTGGGTATTGTCGGACATATGTGTTCGCAGTTGAGCCTACCTCACCTTCAAACCTCGGTCTATCAATTTTATGACTAGGAAGTCATGAAGGCGAGTATGCACTAAAGCCATTACACATTTAGAAAAAGCGAACAGCGTTCTTGTCCTAGTTACCCTGGTAATCTCAGCTAACCTTTGCGACGAACATTGTCAAACTCAAGGAGATATCTCTCCTTGCCACTTAAAATCATCTATATTCAGTGATCTTTTAATCCTGTCTCGTCCAGAGAAACCGATCGGCGTCCTCGAACGGACATGCCACTTCTCCATGTGTCTTGCTGATTGCGGTAGAAGGCGTCGCTGCATTGGAGCCGTGGCTATGCGGAATGAGATCGTCAGAAAACGACGTTGCGATATGTCCAAACTCTCCACTTTCCAACTGAGTAAAAATGTGGTTTTCTTCATCAAGCGGCATACGATGCCTCCGCTGCGGTGCAATATTGTCGTTGCTGGCGTCGCCCAACTCGCACGTTGGATCGGTCGGGTTTGAAGAACCAGGTTTGCCGGATCTATTGAGGACTCGCTTGAAAAGACTGCCCTCGCGAGGTGGCGTTCTCGTGCATTCATTGACACAAGCGGGAGCTGCTTCCGAAGAGAAAACACTCCGACGAAAGGTACCTATCATTCTGAGAAAGCAACTTTTTCTCCAAAAAAAAATTTATGTCATCGTGGCCGATACAAGAGCTTCGAAGTTTCGGATTATTGTTTTTGTCTGGCTCACTCTGGGTATGAGCGTGAGTCGTATTGCAATGGCATTGTAAGCAGCTTACATTGAGCCAACAATATGTGGCGAGAAGAGAGATATAGATGGACGAATGAGTTTGGATGACTGTTGACAGATGACTTATATTGCTATGGTCATTATATGTCGACTCCACTGACCTCAAATAAGTAAAAGATGATATAATTGAACGATCTAGAGTCGCGATTTTGTGCATTCCCTGTTTTTCTTTCGCTACCAAACCTTCAACGGAAAGCACGCGTGACCCATGTTTTGTTCCTGTTGTGAGGGAAATAATGAAAATATAATTGACGAAACTAGGTGTGTGTACTCACAATGTCGCTTATAGTTAAGGCTTGATATGCCGGGCAACACTAACATTTACTGTTACGTAACAATATCAATTGAAACTCACAGAATTACACGCAGACAACAAACAGCAACAATCCCACGAATTAGACACGGGGTTgcaaactgacagtgaagctTTCCGCGTTGACGAGTGAccgactaacagtaaaatcaACGTCAAGGGAGAGCTGGCATTTTGATGCAGCATGCCAAGGATTGGAGCTTGCGGACATCAGAACGAAGCTGAAACATATATTCTGCCTCAGAAAGATCGATaagaagaaacgaaagcgcAACAGCGAGCCTTTCGCTTACGAACTGGTCACACACAATGAGCAGTATTCCGGATTACCACCGTACGACAAATAATGCATGGAATCCGTTCCGACCCGTGCTTAATCAACGAGAACCCGACGAAAAGCCCTGGGAAGCGCCATCGAAAGAGACAATGAAGACAAGACAAGATTTCCGCGAATCTGTTTTTCGAGAAACTCCCGATCATCGCAGAATACATCCCCATGGAGGGTTGGGAGACACTGGACGAAATATTCTCTACGTCCTTCACGATCGGCAGTGCTACGGGTTCCACGGACTAACGCGGCAGCGGCACATTTTACAAGGAGAAGCCGAACGCAAGCGCGATTCCCCATCGACTGTGTTTGATTCGCCAGTTAGTACGACCGCAACATCGCTCTACACTTCAGCATCTACCGAGCGGGCAAGGTCGGACAATAGTCTCGCCCACGAAGGCTCAAGTGACGGTATGAATACCAAATTTGATGTCGATCAAAAGCAACATCTAGAGCGGAGGGTGAGCTATCCCCGCCGACTCATACAAGAAGTCAGGACCTTTGCGGAATACTGCTCCGCCGTGAAATCTCACTCGGCATTTTTAATGCACCTCGGAGGAGGCGATGAAATCGATGAAGACGGAAACCGCCCTCAGTCTTCAACGGCAGTCAGTACCATTTCCGTCGCATTTTCACCGGATGGTAAAACAATGGGGTCGACGCACGGAGATCATACGGTCAAGATATCCTGTTGCCATACTGGTCGGCTGTTGCAGAGCTTGGAAGGGCATCCTCGGACGCCTTGGACTGTCAAGTATCATCCCAGTGATTCCCGCATTGTGGCGTCCGGATGTTTGGGCTATCAAGTACGCAtttggaattggaaagagAGGGCATGTTTGCAAATGGTCCGTTTGGAATTTGCCATAATCAGTATTAGTTTTCATCCAACAGCTAATATTCTTGCCATTGCAAACGGCTCGAGATTACATTTCTGGGGGATCAAGGAGCAAGCGCAAACGCCGCTATCGTCGCCCGCTGGTACTCGCACCGCCCAGCCCATCGACCGGTCATCTTTGTTGACGGAATTTGATCAGCGGCACATGCTTCGTTGCGTCCACTTCCCCCCTGGGGGAAGATCCATTATCATTGGTGGAGTCAATACAATCAACGAAGACCCTCGGCGACGGAACCGAGGAGGGATTGGGGGTGGTGGCCTGAGTTTTTATTTGCGCATGTGGGATTTTGATCCCGACGTAGCCTTGCAGGGAAGCGGAGCTTTAAGTGTCATGGCCGGGATAGCTATTCCGAAACGAGCTATTGGCAACGTAAGTATAAGAAATCAAGTCATGGGAAGCAATTTGGAGGTCAGGCAACTCAATCTTTTATTACTCTTTGCGTTTCAGCCGCGCTTGTTTGTTCCTAGAGCGCTCCTGTACAACGATGGAGGCTTTGATGTTTCTCCCGATGGAAAGACGCTCTGCGCTTGTGCTGAGCTTTGGCTACCAGATGGAGTGGACAACGCAATGGAATTGTTACAGGAAGAACAGCGAGCGTATGAAGTTGAGCTAGGCGAAAGTGAACGCTCACGCCATGAACTTGCTGCATCTGATCCCAATGGCTCACAATCTACGGTACCTGCCGCTGCAGTATTCGAGGGGCTTACAACATGCAACGTTCCGTCCATTGGTACGCCTTCTTTGGCGGCCACTTCTTCCGGGCCACGCACCCCTAAACTTCCCAGAACCCCGACACGAGATTCTGTTTCAGATACTCTTCCAGCATCACAGGAGTATATCCCCAGGACTCCAGAAAACCCTAGAGAAGTCCCCAGAAATGGAGGCCTATCACCCCCTTCACCTCCAGGTAGACGCTTTACCGGTGTATTTCATCAACCTCGTGAAATCGTAAGCACAAGCGGGCAGCAACCAGTGTCAGATATAAGGAGCTCAATTCGCGGATTGGCAACTCCTTCCGCTCCTACACCGCCCGCGCCTGGTGGGCCAGGAAGCCGTCCCCTGCATCCGTTGTCGGTTGTAAGTAGCGACCACGACCGGAATTTAAAGGGACGATATGTTCCACACGTCGTCACCGTTAGTCTGGATACAACGCCGCTACCTCCAAGTATACAGCAACAGGTTCGGCGTGGAAAATCGTTGGGCCCTGTCGCCAAGGGATACCTTCCTCGCATGGGGCAATTGCTTGAAGCTTGTCCTTTGGATGGTGCCAAGGCTTCTGCTGTGACCTGCGTTAAGTTCTCACCGTCAGCTGACTTTTGTCTGATTGGGTACGGTGTGCGCGAGCCAGTCGTCGAAGGTGGTTGCCATTTTCATCCAGTGACGGCTTTATACCGCATTCGTGGCGGGATGACACATGTTTCAACTATGCTTTCCAGCGACGATGATGTCAATATAGCTCGGTTCCATCCCGACTCTGGTCACGGATTTGTGTATGGTACAAAGCAAGGCCGTGTGCGAGTTCTGAGTCCGAGACCGTGGATGTTTTATACTTGCTAAGATAGGAGGCGCTTTGTACACACTGGTTTGTCTCTTGCTTGCGTGTCTTGGGTTTGCCGTTAAGCATCGCCTAAGTCAAAAGATCAATAAGCACAAGGATGTAGACGTCATTTTTAACATAAAAATGGATATTCATACAGAAAGATACTTCTATTTCTTCGTAGGATGCGGGTTGTCAATGACATGATCAGAGCACGCATCATTCCAAGCCAATTTTGCAATTGCCAGTTCTCTACTCTATTACAAAGTGCACTGACATATTTTCTGTATCGTAACCACttatttttttctttcaaacCGTTGCTGAAATCTCGTCATTTCGTACAATTCTTCGGCAGCCAAGGGTTCCTTTTGTTCGAGATCGCCTGGGGCAGTCTACGATGACTTGTTGATGTCCAACAACGTATCCGGAGTTTCTAGATCAGAAACGATAATGTCAGGCCGAGTGACGGACACTTCTGTGCCCTTGTTGAACGACGCAGACACAGGCGCGATAACAGCGGTGCTTCCTCGACCTGTGTTCTGCTGGGGGAAAGCAACGCACAATACAATTTGCATGGTGCCGAGCAATGCTCCGAGTCCGTTGGGGACAAAAATAAAAGCATCCAATATTGCCAGCCCGTAGGCGAACCAAAAGACCCCATTGGCAGTGTTGGTCATCATAGTGGGTCTGTGGACGGTGGATGAGCTGCGCATTTGAATGACAGTAAAGATGGTGGAAAGGGGCGCGCCGTAGAAAAAGACAAGATTTAGATTGACGACCAGACCCACGATGAGTTCACGTGTGCGTTGCGACATGATGGATGCTCCGAACACTACGATGGCGATCACAGCGACCCACAGCGTGACGAGAAATAACACAAGGTTTTCGTGTCGGAATGGTGCTGCCATGTTTTGCGCTGTCACGTTCCAGACAACTTTGGCGAAGTCAAGGACTGACGAATCGAGCGGTTGATCACTAACAACGCAATGCGGGTCATTGTCAGCATTTGCCGACGACAAGCATAAGTCGGCTGAACATTCCTGAAAAGTGACACGTCGTTTGTTCGGCTTTTCTTCCGTTATTGGTAGATTCATTTCTTGGTTCATGGCTACCGAATTTTCCAACGGCACCAAACGGTGTGATTCGCTTGATTCGGGCAGAATCTTTACGGATTCTTGAACCAAAGCATCAACTATCGCGTGACGGACAACTTCGTTTCGAAACATTCCGTACTGTAGCTTTACCGCTTGTATATTGAGCCAGACTGAGAAAATTAAAGCCGGCGCATTCACCAAAAATACAAAGAGATTCTGGTCTTCAAGGAGGAGACTGTAGGCCACCCAACCAATGCAATTGCCCAACATAAAGGCCCAGGGCGTGGGATTCAAATCCCCCAGACTGTCATTATCCCGAGCGAAGCGGACATCACGATACGGTGCGAAAAACATGATCAAGCCGGATATAACGCCCAACGACGGGCACACGTACTCCAGAATAATCTCCGAGGTCGAAAGCGTCATGATCTGACCGTGAGCGAGGATAATCAGTTAGGAGTTTACTTGTAATCAGCCGAACCAAAGCCAGTTTCGACTGCCGAATACTCTCGTGGCTCGCAAGGTTGCCACTTCCCAATCCCGACGTGGAAAGATGTGTCCAGTATTGTGAAACATAACAGAATCTATGTGATTGTCTGGGAATGAAACTCAATGGTGGTCGGCAGCACGCATGCGATTGGCAATTGTTTTGTTAGGTGGTCACAGTCGGTCATTTTTGCGACAGTTATCCTCACTTATTGGCCAAAGATCTCTCTCGTGTGGAAGGCGTAAACCAAAAATAGTAATATTTCCGATGATCTGTAAAATAGATGTTCCAGATTCCAACTTTCTCGGAGACATCTGCATGATATAAAGGAGCCAATGCTATTCGAGAAGCAAATTTGCATAGGTATCTTCTATGTATCTTCTATGACAGACTGCCGCGGCGGATTGAAAGACCTGCTGCTACACATTCCGCCCATCAAGATCCAACGGCGAtgatggcggcggcagccGCCTTTACAAAAATGATCCAACACCAACGGCCGTAGCATGGAGAGCATCCAACCGCCGTCAACGGCGGCTCTGGTTGTCTCGTCTACTAATGCGCGAAAGACTCCGATTATCCTGAGTGCAGTATACGGAAGGAAGCATTCGTGGACAAGTCTGTGCGCGGTCGCCTTTATTGCTAGCTATTTTTGGGTCGCCCGAACGATCGAGGCCTTTTCATGCATTTCCTTTAACCGTGCTCAATATCGGTCGGTCTCTGTAACGTTGCCGTCTGCCTTGTTTCGGAATGGAAATATTCTGCGGGCATCTCCGTCAGATTACGTACACTCGTTTCAATCGAACGCAACACGGACTAGTGCAAAAAATAGGTCGATACCGCTGCACAACCCTCAAAACATGACGGTCATACGGAAGCAAAGTGCTCGAAAATCAGCGTTGCAACGTTCCTCGCAGAAACGACCCATCCTTGCGCGACTTGGACAACTGCGCAATCGTGTCCGGGCCAACCAGACAAGCCCAGTAGGGATTGACGGGTCAATGGGATTGCCATCGCAGCGAGAATGTGATCAAGTACTAGCGGATTGTGTGGCTCTGGATGAATGGGAATTGGTTCTAGAGACTCTCGATTTGATGAAATCAGTTGGGCTCTCACAGCAACATTCCACCTATCTTGCCTGCCTCGAGGCTTGTTTCCCCGTCGCCAACGCGGCGTCAGCCAAAGAAATACTCTACGCAATGGAGCAGGCCGGGGTAGAAGTGACAGCGGACGATATAGTTTGGGCCATTCTCATATATTGTCGCGCGTCTAGCATGAGGCCAAGGAACGATCCTGTATGGTTGCCGCTCGCACTTCAACTGATCCAGGAACATCCGAACGTTTCTGTGGCAGCATACGATGCCGTCTTGTCGTGCATGGTCGAAACGAAACAGTGGAAAGAGGCGGTCCGACTATTGCGAGGAATGGAACAACAAGGTTCCACTGGTCCAGCCCTTTCTACATATCgatttgttttggaaagctgTGTAGCTAGCGATCAACCCACACAGGCGGTTCAAGTACTCCAGTCGTGTATTCATCATGGTCTAGTGCCAACCCTCTATTCGTTCGAACTTGTCATCGGCGCATTAGCCCAGAAAATGCAGTGGCGTCGAGCACTACAACTCGTTGAGTTGATGCGTCAGATTGACGTATCACCCAACTTGGTCGTTTACAATGCCGTACTTTCGGCAtgttccaaagccaaggaatTCTTACCCGCGCGGCGACTCCTACATCAAATGCGTAGGGAAGGCGTTCAGCCAAGCATTCGGTCTTTCAATGCCGTGATTGCGGCTTGCGCCAGCGCGGGCCAATGGCAGG
Encoded here:
- a CDS encoding predicted protein; translation: MESIQPPSTAALVVSSTNARKTPIILSAVYGRKHSWTSLCAVAFIASYFWVARTIEAFSCISFNRAQYRSVSVTLPSALFRNGNILRASPSDYVHSFQSNATRTSAKNRSIPLHNPQNMTVIRKQSARKSALQRSSQKRPILARLGQLRNRVRANQTSPVGIDGSMGLPSQRECDQVLADCVALDEWELVLETLDLMKSVGLSQQHSTYLACLEACFPVANAASAKEILYAMEQAGVEVTADDIVWAILIYCRASSMRPRNDPVWLPLALQLIQEHPNVSVAAYDAVLSCMVETKQWKEAVRLLRGMEQQGSTGPALSTYRFVLESCVASDQPTQAVQVLQSCIHHGLVPTLYSFELVIGALAQKMQWRRALQLVELMRQIDVSPNLVVYNAVLSACSKAKEFLPARRLLHQMRREGVQPSIRSFNAVIAACASAGQWQDAIQVLDQCHREPGIQPDIYTYTNVMRACAKAGKTRKALTLLQVIKDKKLPLDAYAYTAAIEACAKATLRIAKRADLAFDLWAEMVDTKPFEVNSIAVAKLDEVSTPDIITVTDAIGALSSASDTVEDRYRVDKVFAEAVRRNIVLRSDTLDSKWEIDLSGMSFPVARAACRYVITSISKSTSNREFEDLTFITGVGVGKSFYKGSNGVPDLPTQQTSLQKYVQQILISDFHPEIESYVPSLAKGTICIGSESICKWAERQ
- a CDS encoding predicted protein; this translates as MTLSTSEIILEYVCPSLGVISGLIMFFAPYRDVRFARDNDSLGDLNPTPWAFMLGNCIGWVAYSLLLEDQNLFVFLVNAPALIFSVWLNIQAVKLQYGMFRNEVVRHAIVDALVQESVKILPESSESHRLVPLENSVAMNQEMNLPITEEKPNKRRVTFQECSADLCLSSANADNDPHCVVSDQPLDSSVLDFAKVVWNVTAQNMAAPFRHENLVLFLVTLWVAVIAIVVFGASIMSQRTRELIVGLVVNLNLVFFYGAPLSTIFTVIQMRSSSTVHRPTMMTNTANGVFWFAYGLAILDAFIFVPNGLGALLGTMQIVLCVAFPQQNTGRGSTAVIAPVSASFNKGTEVSVTRPDIIVSDLETPDTLLDINKSS
- a CDS encoding predicted protein; the protein is MSSIPDYHRTTNNAWNPFRPVLNQREPDEKPWEAPSKETMKTRQDFRESVFRETPDHRRIHPHGGLGDTGRNILYVLHDRQCYGFHGLTRQRHILQGEAERKRDSPSTVFDSPVSTTATSLYTSASTERARSDNSLAHEGSSDGMNTKFDVDQKQHLERRVSYPRRLIQEVRTFAEYCSAVKSHSAFLMHLGGGDEIDEDGNRPQSSTAVSTISVAFSPDGKTMGSTHGDHTVKISCCHTGRLLQSLEGHPRTPWTVKYHPSDSRIVASGCLGYQVRIWNWKERACLQMVRLEFAIISISFHPTANILAIANGSRLHFWGIKEQAQTPLSSPAGTRTAQPIDRSSLLTEFDQRHMLRCVHFPPGGRSIIIGGVNTINEDPRRRNRGGIGGGGLSFYLRMWDFDPDVALQGSGALSVMAGIAIPKRAIGNPRLFVPRALLYNDGGFDVSPDGKTLCACAELWLPDGVDNAMELLQEEQRAYEVELGESERSRHELAASDPNGSQSTVPAAAVFEGLTTCNVPSIGTPSLAATSSGPRTPKLPRTPTRDSVSDTLPASQEYIPRTPENPREVPRNGGLSPPSPPGRRFTGVFHQPREIVSTSGQQPVSDIRSSIRGLATPSAPTPPAPGGPGSRPLHPLSVQQVRRGKSLGPVAKGYLPRMGQLLEACPLDGAKASAVTCVKFSPSADFCLIGYGVREPVVEGGCHFHPVTALYRIRGGMTHVSTMLSSDDDVNIARFHPDSGHGFVYGTKQGRVRVLSPRPWMFYTC
- a CDS encoding predicted protein — protein: MIGTFRRSVFSSEAAPACVNECTRTPPREGSLFKRVLNRSGKPGSSNPTDPTCELGDASNDNIAPQRRHRMPLDEENHIFTQLESGEFGHIATSFSDDLIPHSHGSNAATPSTAISKTHGEVACPFEDADRFLWTRQD